The following are encoded together in the Nocardioides okcheonensis genome:
- a CDS encoding choice-of-anchor J domain-containing protein: MKLHHTYRAVAVSLLAGALAVTAQPAQAVSASEGFESGATPAGWQTVNLSSPIGDAGWSQGSPDAFPAQAGSPGSYFAANFESGSSTATLSDWLVMPRQTSLSSTDTLEFWTRTLQYDAGNTIYPDRLEVRMSTNGSCSPGTTADGVGDFTTLLTTVNPQLTVDGYPQAWTKYAVSLTGLATTNVAGCIAFRYHVTDGGPSGDNSNFIGLDSVVYTDNASVACTTAQASVTAAQTQVTTATATLTSTSAAASKAAKVVKKATKKLKKATKAGNPTKVEKAKKKVKKAKKSLRQAKKRVASAKTVLTAAQTALTTAQTSSTTSCP; the protein is encoded by the coding sequence ATGAAGCTGCACCACACCTACCGCGCCGTCGCGGTCAGCCTGCTGGCCGGCGCGCTCGCCGTGACCGCCCAGCCGGCGCAGGCCGTCAGCGCCAGCGAGGGATTCGAGTCGGGCGCGACACCCGCCGGATGGCAGACCGTCAACCTCAGCTCGCCGATCGGTGACGCGGGCTGGAGCCAGGGCAGCCCCGACGCCTTCCCCGCGCAGGCGGGCAGCCCGGGCTCCTACTTCGCCGCGAACTTCGAGAGCGGCTCCAGCACGGCCACGCTGAGCGACTGGCTCGTCATGCCGAGGCAGACCAGCCTGAGCAGCACCGACACGCTCGAGTTCTGGACCCGCACGCTCCAGTACGACGCGGGGAACACCATCTACCCAGACCGGCTCGAGGTGCGCATGTCGACGAACGGGTCGTGCAGCCCCGGGACGACCGCGGACGGCGTCGGCGACTTCACCACGCTGCTCACCACGGTGAACCCGCAGCTCACGGTCGACGGCTACCCGCAGGCGTGGACGAAGTACGCGGTCTCGCTGACCGGGCTGGCCACGACGAACGTGGCCGGGTGCATCGCCTTCCGCTACCACGTGACCGACGGCGGCCCGTCCGGTGACAACAGCAACTTCATCGGCCTCGACTCGGTCGTCTACACCGACAACGCGTCCGTCGCGTGCACGACGGCGCAGGCCTCGGTGACGGCGGCCCAGACCCAGGTCACCACTGCGACCGCGACGTTGACATCCACCAGCGCTGCCGCCTCCAAGGCCGCGAAGGTGGTCAAGAAGGCGACCAAGAAGCTGAAGAAGGCCACGAAGGCGGGCAACCCGACCAAGGTGGAGAAGGCCAAGAAGAAGGTCAAGAAGGCCAAGAAGTCGCTGCGCCAGGCCAAGAAGCGGGTCGCCAGCGCCAAGACCGTCCTGACCGCCGCCCAGACCGCGTTGACCACCGCGCAGACCAGCTCCACCACCAGCTGCCCCTGA
- a CDS encoding DUF1707 SHOCT-like domain-containing protein, producing the protein MSSGVWGRFEQDPRSPQAARLRASDRDRDVALEVLGQAFAEGRLDHEEYDARSTAVTSAKVLGDLTAHLDDLVPDVPAGALAHRPPGSLTQADVHQQAVRKWEKSRREAATGFLTVSLICWTIWAVVMFGEFAWPVFPSLAALANLVRTQVQKQDIIEEHEQELVRREEKRLRKRELGSGSSD; encoded by the coding sequence ATGTCGTCCGGCGTGTGGGGTCGCTTCGAGCAGGACCCCCGATCTCCCCAGGCCGCCCGGCTGCGCGCCTCCGACCGCGACCGTGACGTCGCGCTCGAGGTGCTGGGCCAGGCGTTCGCCGAAGGCCGCCTCGACCACGAGGAGTACGACGCCCGCTCGACCGCCGTCACCTCCGCGAAGGTCCTCGGTGACCTCACGGCCCACCTCGACGACCTGGTGCCCGACGTCCCGGCGGGCGCGCTCGCGCACCGACCGCCCGGCTCGCTCACCCAGGCCGACGTGCACCAGCAGGCCGTGCGGAAGTGGGAGAAGAGCCGCCGCGAGGCCGCCACCGGGTTCCTGACCGTCTCGCTGATCTGCTGGACGATCTGGGCGGTCGTCATGTTCGGCGAGTTCGCGTGGCCGGTCTTCCCCAGCCTTGCCGCGCTCGCCAACCTGGTCCGCACCCAGGTGCAGAAGCAGGACATCATCGAGGAGCACGAGCAGGAGCTCGTCCGCCGCGAGGAGAAGCGGCTGCGCAAGCGCGAGCTGGGCTCCGGCTCGTCGGACTAG